Proteins encoded by one window of Chryseobacterium aquaeductus:
- a CDS encoding type VI secretion system baseplate subunit TssG, protein MYDNSIVSMHYNKLQTDFKAEAVAVNLLKYHRAVSNIFIERIGINDRAYLKDIKSISSQYLGFDEEVLSIKTYREGIYDYLPEGIFHPPSLNTSRKNVENVVNEIRKQKKVEEDARTFFRPFELEIFFTEISALLKEFDFDLASETDSLLTVFSELWPVVKMLDKKNAYVFIHILPFFHQIRGDKKWFERCMTSFLQVNVEITFTPNVIDRVEEEDDSILLGNSRLGVTYIPSGKHMDGERNWVVNVGPIPYHQVNQYIPGNPFRKVLQALYDYCLPVNVDVEENFVTEKKEYSFVLEDDARNSSRLGFSTFL, encoded by the coding sequence ATGTACGACAATAGTATTGTAAGTATGCATTATAATAAGTTGCAGACAGATTTTAAAGCAGAAGCAGTTGCGGTAAATCTTCTAAAATATCATCGAGCCGTAAGCAATATTTTTATTGAACGCATCGGGATTAATGACAGAGCTTATTTAAAAGACATCAAAAGTATTTCTAGTCAGTACCTTGGTTTTGACGAAGAAGTTCTTAGCATAAAAACTTACAGAGAAGGTATTTACGACTATTTACCTGAAGGAATTTTTCATCCTCCATCCCTCAATACATCCCGAAAAAACGTTGAAAATGTGGTCAACGAAATCAGAAAACAAAAAAAGGTAGAAGAAGATGCGAGAACTTTTTTCAGACCTTTTGAACTGGAGATTTTTTTTACAGAAATAAGTGCGTTGCTGAAAGAGTTTGATTTTGATCTGGCAAGCGAAACAGACTCTCTTCTTACGGTTTTTTCAGAACTTTGGCCTGTTGTAAAGATGCTCGATAAAAAAAACGCCTATGTTTTTATTCATATTTTACCCTTTTTCCATCAGATACGTGGCGACAAAAAATGGTTTGAACGTTGTATGACTTCATTTTTGCAGGTGAATGTAGAAATCACTTTTACACCAAATGTGATCGACAGAGTAGAGGAGGAAGATGATTCTATATTATTAGGCAATTCAAGACTGGGTGTAACGTATATCCCAAGTGGTAAACACATGGATGGAGAAAGAAATTGGGTAGTCAATGTAGGTCCGATACCATATCATCAGGTGAATCAATATATTCCGGGGAATCCTTTCAGAAAAGTTCTTCAGGCTTTGTATGATTACTGTCTGCCTGTAAATGTAGACGTAGAAGAAAATTTTGTCACCGAAAAGAAAGAATATTCTTTTGTGCTGGAAGATGACGCAAGAAATTCCAGCAGATTGGGTTTCTCTACTTTTCTGTAA
- a CDS encoding sigma-70 family RNA polymerase sigma factor gives MRQLKITKQVTNRETASLDKYLQEIGKVELITADEEVDLAQKIRAGDRVALEKLIKANLRFVVSVSKQYQNQGLSLPDLINEGNLGLMKAAKRYDETRGFKFISYAVWWIRQSILQALAEQSRIVRLPLNKIGSINKINKAYAHLEQENERPPSPEELAEVLDMSEEDIKESMKNSGRHLSMDAPLVEGEDSNLYDVLRSGESPSPDKDLMLESLQIEIERALNTLTPREADLVRLYFGLNGKHPMTLEEIGETFDLTRERVRQIKEKAIKRLKHNTRSKILKSYLGK, from the coding sequence ATGAGACAATTAAAAATAACCAAGCAGGTAACCAACAGGGAAACCGCTTCACTAGACAAGTATTTGCAGGAAATTGGTAAAGTAGAATTGATTACCGCAGACGAAGAGGTAGATTTGGCACAAAAAATCCGCGCCGGCGATAGAGTCGCGTTGGAAAAATTGATCAAAGCCAACCTTCGTTTCGTAGTTTCAGTTTCTAAGCAATACCAAAATCAAGGACTTTCTCTTCCCGATTTGATCAATGAAGGGAATCTAGGATTGATGAAAGCTGCAAAAAGATATGACGAAACAAGAGGTTTTAAATTTATCTCTTACGCCGTATGGTGGATTCGTCAGTCGATTTTACAAGCTTTGGCAGAACAATCGAGAATTGTAAGATTACCACTGAACAAAATTGGTTCGATCAACAAAATCAATAAAGCATACGCTCACCTTGAACAAGAAAACGAAAGACCACCTTCTCCGGAAGAGTTGGCTGAAGTTCTTGACATGAGTGAAGAAGACATCAAAGAATCAATGAAGAACTCCGGAAGACACTTGTCGATGGATGCTCCGTTGGTAGAAGGTGAAGATTCTAACTTGTATGACGTATTGCGTTCAGGTGAATCTCCAAGCCCGGATAAAGACTTGATGCTTGAATCTCTTCAGATTGAAATTGAAAGAGCATTAAACACACTGACGCCAAGAGAAGCAGATTTGGTAAGATTATATTTCGGACTGAACGGTAAACATCCAATGACATTGGAAGAAATCGGTGAAACTTTTGATCTTACAAGAGAAAGAGTTCGTCAGATCAAAGAAAAAGCGATCAAAAGGCTGAAACACAATACCAGAAGTAAGATTTTGAAGTCTTATTTAGGTAAATAA
- a CDS encoding S1/P1 nuclease, with translation MKSIYSKMLLLLFISSSVYSFAWGLTGHRIIAEIAENHLSGKAKREIKKMMGQERLAYWANWPDFVKSDTTGVWKETSTWHYVNIDPQTDFTAFERNLKAQSGASLYSQIKTLSAQIKDEKTSEKDRKIALIFLIHMMGDLSQPMHTGRSEDLGGNKINVTYFGDKTNLHSVWDGKLVDSQKYSYTEYAKLLDIKSQDEVKQIQSGTLENWLYDSHQIANKIYAQTPDGSKLGYDYQYKFNDTMERQLLYGGLRLAKVLNDLF, from the coding sequence ATGAAAAGTATTTATTCTAAAATGCTGCTTTTATTATTCATCTCCAGCTCTGTATATTCTTTCGCCTGGGGATTAACAGGTCATCGGATTATTGCAGAAATTGCAGAAAACCATCTTTCCGGGAAAGCAAAAAGAGAGATTAAGAAAATGATGGGTCAGGAACGACTTGCCTACTGGGCAAACTGGCCGGATTTCGTAAAATCTGACACCACAGGCGTTTGGAAAGAGACATCAACCTGGCATTATGTAAACATCGATCCACAAACGGATTTTACAGCTTTTGAAAGAAACCTGAAAGCTCAGTCCGGAGCCAGTCTTTATTCTCAAATTAAAACTTTATCTGCACAGATTAAAGACGAAAAAACTTCTGAAAAAGACAGAAAGATAGCTTTAATTTTCCTTATTCACATGATGGGAGATCTTTCTCAGCCCATGCACACAGGAAGATCTGAAGATTTGGGAGGAAATAAAATAAACGTCACTTATTTTGGAGATAAAACAAATTTACACTCAGTTTGGGACGGAAAATTAGTAGATTCTCAAAAATACAGCTACACAGAATATGCGAAACTTTTAGATATTAAATCTCAGGATGAAGTGAAGCAAATACAATCCGGAACATTAGAAAACTGGTTGTATGATTCTCATCAGATTGCCAATAAAATATATGCACAGACACCAGACGGTTCAAAATTGGGTTACGACTACCAATATAAATTCAATGATACTATGGAAAGACAGCTTCTGTACGGAGGTTTGAGATTGGCGAAAGTGTTGAATGATCTTTTTTAA